The following coding sequences lie in one Rickettsiella endosymbiont of Rhagonycha lignosa genomic window:
- a CDS encoding ankyrin repeat domain-containing protein: MNNAELDYKLFKAVKSGTLAAVEDLIEKGADVCAVKPNGDTPLYKAVFHNRYDMARLLLENGANIHTNHLIDYSLLFRAIHNDDSEMTQLLLENGADVHARDSHDRTPLFYGINNKEIAKLLIEKGANVDRAYEQGITALYLATQNNNTDVVCLLLENGANANKVYRESETPLYLAILNNNQEIISLLLENDANIDFTDRYFRAALSIAENHIKKIIIATAISRRMEKPARNHTTEELSIMWDAMIKAISLKTALNSVSIYNKNDKLNPDCWEKILKYLDIESLKHVTNIATFFYKTATIENSINSNVKIRRPGL; encoded by the coding sequence ATGAATAACGCTGAATTGGATTATAAGTTATTTAAAGCAGTAAAATCTGGTACTTTAGCAGCAGTTGAGGATCTTATCGAAAAGGGGGCTGATGTTTGCGCAGTGAAGCCTAATGGTGATACGCCTCTATACAAAGCTGTTTTTCACAATCGTTATGATATGGCAAGATTGCTTCTTGAAAATGGGGCTAATATTCATACCAATCATTTAATAGATTATTCACTTCTGTTTCGAGCCATCCATAATGATGATAGTGAAATGACGCAGTTGCTTCTTGAAAACGGGGCTGATGTTCATGCAAGAGATTCTCATGACCGCACACCTTTGTTTTATGGGATTAATAACAAGGAAATAGCAAAGCTTCTTATTGAAAAAGGAGCTAACGTTGATAGGGCCTATGAACAAGGTATCACTGCACTGTATCTAGCTACACAAAACAATAATACCGATGTCGTATGCCTGCTTCTTGAAAATGGTGCCAATGCTAATAAAGTTTATCGGGAAAGTGAGACGCCACTTTATTTAGCTATTCTTAATAATAACCAAGAAATCATAAGTTTGCTTCTTGAAAATGACGCCAATATTGACTTTACCGACCGATATTTTCGAGCGGCTCTGTCTATAGCTGAAAACCATATAAAAAAGATAATTATAGCAACTGCTATTTCACGACGTATGGAGAAACCTGCGCGCAACCACACTACTGAAGAGCTGTCAATTATGTGGGATGCAATGATAAAAGCTATATCATTAAAGACGGCACTAAACTCAGTGTCTATCTATAATAAGAATGACAAGTTAAATCCAGATTGTTGGGAAAAAATATTGAAATATTTAGATATAGAGTCCTTGAAGCATGTGACAAATATAGCTACTTTTTTTTATAAAACTGCGACTATCGAAAATTCTATAAATTCTAATGTTAAAATTAGACGACCTGGCCTTTAA
- a CDS encoding outer membrane protein assembly factor BamD, which translates to MKIFKFVFLVSFILAMLSACASHSNDPFIAFKGQTINQIYQNAKESLIDRNFTQAIKAYEALDVLYPFNRYAEKAQLELIYVYYKDGDAPSAKSAAERFIHLYPNSEHIDYAYYMQAMADMDQDRGWYLRYVPIDLSLRDPGTMQLGYQEFAELIRRYPDSQYVPDARQRMIYLRNLFASYELHIADYYFHKKAYVAAANRANEIIQRYQGAPEIPKALIIMIKSYRILGLEELANQSLTVFRLNYPDADYQNI; encoded by the coding sequence GTGAAAATATTTAAATTTGTATTTTTGGTGAGTTTTATATTGGCTATGCTGTCTGCGTGTGCTAGTCATTCCAATGATCCATTTATTGCTTTTAAAGGACAAACAATTAACCAAATCTATCAAAACGCAAAAGAATCTTTAATTGATCGGAATTTTACTCAGGCTATTAAAGCCTATGAAGCATTAGATGTATTATATCCTTTTAATCGGTATGCAGAGAAAGCCCAATTAGAATTGATATATGTATACTATAAGGATGGTGATGCGCCATCGGCGAAATCCGCAGCCGAGCGTTTTATTCATTTATATCCCAATAGTGAACATATTGATTATGCATACTATATGCAAGCAATGGCGGATATGGATCAAGATAGAGGTTGGTATTTACGTTATGTACCGATTGATTTGTCTTTGCGTGACCCGGGGACTATGCAATTAGGATATCAAGAATTCGCAGAATTGATTCGTCGTTATCCTGATAGCCAATACGTTCCCGATGCTCGTCAGCGCATGATCTATTTGCGTAATTTATTTGCAAGTTATGAATTACATATTGCTGATTATTATTTCCATAAAAAAGCCTATGTGGCTGCAGCAAATCGGGCTAATGAAATTATACAACGTTACCAAGGAGCGCCTGAAATCCCAAAAGCTTTGATTATTATGATTAAATCTTATCGTATTTTGGGTTTAGAAGAGTTGGCGAATCAGAGCTTGACTGTGTTTAGATTAAATTATCCCGATGCAGATTACCAAAATATATAA
- a CDS encoding YgaP-like transmembrane domain, with translation MFNVASNLESNERLSRLVIGIVLLIGVLLGLGKLFAFLVGVILIIEAIIGWCGIPILAEKFKLNEIFRKKD, from the coding sequence ATGTTCAATGTAGCAAGCAATCTTGAATCCAATGAACGTCTTTCACGTTTGGTGATTGGTATTGTATTATTGATTGGTGTGTTATTGGGTCTGGGCAAATTATTTGCTTTTTTAGTGGGTGTTATTCTCATTATTGAGGCCATCATAGGCTGGTGTGGAATCCCTATTTTGGCAGAGAAATTTAAGCTAAATGAGATCTTCCGTAAAAAAGATTAA
- the rluD gene encoding 23S rRNA pseudouridine(1911/1915/1917) synthase RluD gives MKNTAQVINCQAIVPEHLAEKRLDQILSQLFPAYSRTRLQQWIRCQQVWVDDELKRPRDKIKAGAKIIILASLSEEVSWEAEELPLDIIYEDEALLVVNKPAGLVVHPAVGNTHKTLVNALLHYLPELKKLPRAGIIHRLDKDTSGLLIIPKILNAYNKLVKQLQARTMKREYIAVIQGLLIAGGTINAPIGRHPRLRKKMAVTELLNGKPAVSHYRVIERFNHHTLIKVKLETGRTHQIRVHMAHIHHPLVGDKTYTGRFHLPKKASELLINCLHHFPRQALHAQCLGIIHPVTLQPMEWHSPLPEDIHQLINCLREDKLNA, from the coding sequence ATGAAAAACACAGCTCAAGTAATAAATTGCCAAGCAATTGTCCCAGAACATTTAGCAGAAAAGCGTCTCGACCAAATTTTGAGTCAGTTATTTCCTGCTTATTCCCGTACGCGTTTGCAACAATGGATTCGTTGTCAACAAGTTTGGGTTGATGATGAACTCAAACGACCACGGGATAAAATAAAAGCAGGGGCTAAAATTATTATTTTAGCTAGCTTAAGTGAAGAAGTTAGTTGGGAGGCAGAAGAGCTTCCTCTTGATATTATTTATGAAGATGAAGCTTTACTTGTAGTTAACAAGCCTGCAGGATTAGTCGTCCATCCTGCCGTAGGAAATACGCATAAAACCCTCGTAAATGCTCTTTTACATTATTTACCTGAACTCAAAAAACTTCCTCGGGCTGGAATCATACATCGTTTAGACAAAGACACATCGGGTCTATTAATAATTCCTAAAATTTTAAACGCGTATAATAAATTGGTCAAACAACTACAAGCAAGAACTATGAAACGCGAATATATAGCTGTTATTCAGGGCCTATTAATCGCTGGGGGAACTATCAATGCACCTATAGGCCGTCATCCGAGATTAAGAAAAAAAATGGCTGTCACTGAGTTGTTGAATGGAAAACCAGCGGTATCGCATTATCGAGTCATAGAACGTTTTAATCATCACACACTTATTAAAGTAAAACTAGAAACAGGCCGCACTCATCAAATTCGCGTGCATATGGCTCATATCCATCACCCATTGGTCGGCGATAAAACCTATACTGGCCGCTTTCATTTACCAAAAAAAGCCAGTGAATTGCTGATTAATTGCTTGCATCATTTTCCTCGCCAAGCCTTGCATGCACAATGTTTAGGAATTATCCATCCTGTTACCTTACAACCTATGGAGTGGCATAGCCCTTTACCTGAAGACATTCATCAATTAATTAACTGTTTGCGAGAAGATAAACTGAATGCTTGA